The following coding sequences lie in one Oceanidesulfovibrio indonesiensis genomic window:
- a CDS encoding flagellin — protein sequence MSLVINHNLMAANAARNLRSTFGDLGTSVRRLSSGLRVGTAADDAAGLAIRELMRSDIAALNQGVRNANDAISMIQTADGALGVIDEKLIRMKELAEQAATGTYNSDQRLIIDSEYQAMASEITRIANATDFNGVYLLNGNLSSSSHSGTGLQSTGKMKIHFGTANDSAEDYYYIQIESATASSLGVGNQSTDGAGFSISTQQNAQQALKALENAIISKDKIRANLGAIQNRLQNTITNLEIQAENLQAAESRISDVDVSLEMTEFVRNQILTQSAVAMLSQANSLPRMALQLVGG from the coding sequence ATGTCACTGGTCATCAATCACAACCTCATGGCGGCGAACGCAGCACGCAATCTGCGCTCCACGTTCGGCGACCTCGGAACCTCGGTACGCCGGCTGTCCTCGGGACTGCGTGTCGGCACTGCTGCCGACGACGCTGCCGGCCTCGCGATCCGCGAGCTCATGCGTTCGGACATTGCAGCATTGAACCAGGGCGTGCGCAACGCCAACGACGCCATTTCCATGATCCAGACGGCGGACGGCGCCCTCGGCGTCATCGATGAAAAGCTGATCCGCATGAAAGAGCTGGCGGAACAGGCGGCCACGGGCACCTATAACTCCGACCAGCGTCTGATCATCGACTCCGAGTATCAGGCCATGGCTTCGGAAATCACCCGTATCGCCAACGCCACGGACTTCAACGGCGTGTACCTGCTCAACGGCAACCTGTCATCGAGCAGCCACAGCGGCACCGGCCTCCAATCCACCGGCAAGATGAAGATCCACTTCGGCACGGCCAACGATTCGGCCGAGGACTACTACTACATCCAGATCGAAAGCGCGACCGCCTCGTCTCTGGGTGTGGGCAACCAGTCCACAGACGGCGCCGGCTTCTCCATCTCCACGCAGCAGAACGCCCAACAGGCGCTCAAGGCGCTGGAAAACGCCATTATTTCCAAGGACAAGATCCGCGCCAACCTGGGTGCGATCCAGAACCGCCTCCAGAACACGATCACCAACCTGGAAATCCAGGCAGAGAATCTGCAGGCCGCCGAGTCCCGCATCTCCGACGTGGACGTCTCCCTGGAGATGACCGAGTTCGTGCGCAACCAGATTCTCACCCAATCCGCCGTGGCCATGCTCTCGCAGGCCAACTCCCTGCCGCGCATGGCGCTGCAGCTCGTCGGCGGCTAA
- a CDS encoding MBOAT family O-acyltransferase, protein MLFNSLEYIFLFLPIVIAGYFIIGSWSHSSKAQNLWLVSASFFFYSYWKIEYLPLLLLSITINYLVSQRILAKGERSRLYLVLGVVFNLLLLGVFKYTDFILENVFLLIRDPDPPLLNFILPLGISFFTFQQIAFLIDCSRSQANEQRILPYSLFVSFFPQLIAGPIVHHKEMMPQFEARSRRSIQWENLSLGLFIFSMGLFKKVAIADTLAPWVNQGFAQPEQLSFVDAWATCFWYTFQLYFDFSGYSDMAIGAARMLNINLPINFNSPYKAYSIQDFWRRWHMTLSRWLRDYLYIPLGGNRRGPIRNYINLFLTFLLAGLWHGAAWTFVLWGAMHGVALVLHRFISRSNWLHLPRGLAVVFTFLFVAVAWVPFRAESLTSAWAIGRGMLGMNGVAVPQAIADQLQTLLGVVIPNIQVATAAEPFGIWAYLLLPILFVVVFFPKNTMEVAHIIEGGENSFLGYKPNLRCAACTALAMFISLLSFFGQVTRSEFLYFNF, encoded by the coding sequence ATGCTCTTCAATTCTCTCGAGTATATCTTTCTTTTCCTGCCCATTGTCATTGCTGGTTATTTTATCATCGGGTCATGGTCCCATTCCTCGAAAGCCCAGAATCTCTGGCTCGTTTCAGCCTCCTTCTTTTTTTATTCGTATTGGAAAATAGAATATTTACCACTTCTGCTCCTGTCCATCACGATCAACTATCTGGTCAGCCAACGCATTCTTGCCAAAGGGGAACGTTCCCGGCTGTATCTGGTCCTGGGGGTGGTGTTCAATCTGCTTTTGTTGGGTGTCTTCAAGTATACGGATTTCATACTGGAAAACGTTTTTCTGCTCATTCGGGATCCTGACCCGCCATTACTGAATTTCATCCTCCCTCTTGGCATTTCTTTCTTTACCTTCCAGCAGATAGCCTTCCTGATCGACTGTTCCCGAAGCCAGGCCAACGAACAAAGAATCCTGCCGTATTCTTTGTTCGTGAGCTTTTTCCCGCAACTGATCGCCGGGCCCATTGTACACCATAAGGAGATGATGCCTCAGTTCGAGGCCCGATCCCGGCGTTCCATTCAGTGGGAGAATCTTTCCCTGGGGCTGTTCATTTTCAGCATGGGACTTTTTAAAAAGGTAGCCATCGCCGACACTCTGGCGCCCTGGGTCAATCAAGGCTTCGCACAACCGGAGCAGTTGTCCTTTGTAGACGCCTGGGCCACCTGCTTCTGGTATACTTTCCAGCTGTATTTTGATTTTTCGGGCTATTCGGACATGGCTATTGGCGCGGCCAGGATGTTGAACATCAACCTGCCTATCAACTTCAATTCCCCATACAAGGCATACAGCATCCAGGATTTCTGGAGGCGCTGGCATATGACTCTGTCGCGCTGGCTGCGGGATTATCTGTACATTCCTCTGGGCGGAAACCGGCGGGGACCGATACGAAACTACATCAATTTGTTTTTGACCTTTCTGCTGGCCGGCTTGTGGCACGGTGCGGCGTGGACTTTTGTGCTTTGGGGCGCGATGCATGGCGTGGCGCTGGTTCTGCACCGATTCATTTCGCGTTCGAACTGGCTTCATCTGCCCCGAGGTCTGGCTGTCGTGTTCACTTTTCTGTTCGTAGCTGTGGCCTGGGTTCCTTTTCGCGCTGAATCCCTTACCTCTGCATGGGCGATTGGGCGCGGCATGCTGGGCATGAACGGAGTTGCCGTACCACAAGCCATCGCCGACCAACTACAGACCTTGCTGGGGGTCGTGATCCCCAATATCCAAGTGGCGACAGCCGCCGAACCTTTTGGGATCTGGGCCTACCTTTTGCTTCCCATCCTGTTTGTCGTTGTATTTTTTCCAAAGAACACCATGGAAGTAGCCCACATTATTGAAGGAGGAGAAAACTCGTTCCTTGGCTACAAGCCCAACCTCCGTTGTGCGGCATGTACCGCACTGGCCATGTTCATCAGCCTCCTGAGCTTTTTCGGGCAAGTCACCCGGTCCGAGTTTCTCTACTTCAATTTCTGA
- a CDS encoding RelA/SpoT family protein, translating to MVRIGEILEKVRTYLPESGVDVIQKAYVFSAAAHAGQTRRSGEPYLSHPLEVANVLADMRLDEATIAAGLLHDTVEDTKVSIEEIDEEFGEEVGDIVEGVTKISQMPFETKEQAQAENIRKMILSMAENMRVLIVKLADRLHNMRTMEHMPAPKQKAISQETMDIYAPLANRLGLHRLKLELEDLALKYLKPDVYNQLCAGVEKYQVHGKDYIEKVVGLLNQMLEENEIPGRVTGRTKHVYSIYHKMVQQNLTLDQVYDIIAFRVILKSIKDCYAMLGLVHAAWRPVPGRFKDYISMPKANMYQSLHTTVIGPDGERIEIQIRTEEMHQLAEYGVAAHWRYKDKAKVKSKEAEQFSWLRQILDWQKQESDSREFMRSLRFDLFKDEVYVFTPRGDVKELPEGATPVDFAYLIHSEVGDHCAGGKVNGKLVPLSTPLKNGDTVEIITDKQRTPSRDWLKFVKTAKARTRIHHYLRTEERARAIALAKELLEKEGRKMGVNAAKALKEGVFEDLAREFSFKGTDDLLTAVGYARITPRKVLNKLQPARPKSEEKEKHREKGKPAETRAEMTPEETRRAQASEHVSIKGVDDVLVRFAGCCNPLPGDTIVGYISRGRGVTVHTADCPNVQNVEPERIIPVSWGGDTETPYPAKIRLICKNRRGVLGRVASLLAQEGVNIDAGHFHSTVDGNTEIVLTIEVKEAAMLYVVLEKLSALDDILEASRMTAPTRSETGRQHA from the coding sequence ATCGTGCGCATCGGCGAAATTCTCGAAAAGGTCCGCACGTACCTGCCCGAATCCGGCGTGGACGTCATCCAGAAGGCGTACGTCTTCTCCGCGGCCGCCCATGCCGGGCAGACCCGGCGCTCGGGCGAGCCCTATCTCTCCCATCCTCTTGAAGTGGCGAACGTCCTGGCCGACATGCGCCTGGACGAGGCCACCATTGCCGCCGGTCTGCTGCACGACACGGTGGAGGACACCAAGGTTTCCATAGAGGAAATCGACGAGGAGTTCGGCGAAGAGGTCGGCGACATCGTCGAGGGCGTCACCAAGATCAGCCAGATGCCCTTCGAGACCAAGGAGCAGGCCCAGGCCGAAAATATCCGCAAGATGATCCTCTCCATGGCGGAAAACATGCGGGTGCTGATAGTGAAGCTGGCGGACAGGCTGCACAACATGCGCACCATGGAGCACATGCCGGCGCCCAAGCAGAAAGCCATCAGCCAGGAGACCATGGACATCTATGCGCCCCTGGCCAACCGGCTGGGCCTGCACCGGCTCAAGCTGGAGCTCGAAGACCTCGCACTCAAATACCTCAAGCCGGACGTGTACAATCAATTGTGCGCCGGCGTGGAAAAGTACCAGGTTCACGGCAAGGACTACATCGAGAAGGTCGTCGGGCTGCTCAACCAGATGCTCGAGGAGAACGAAATCCCGGGCCGCGTTACGGGACGCACCAAGCACGTATACTCCATCTACCACAAGATGGTGCAGCAGAACCTTACGCTGGACCAGGTCTACGACATCATCGCCTTCCGCGTGATCCTCAAGTCCATCAAGGACTGCTACGCCATGCTCGGTCTGGTTCACGCCGCCTGGCGGCCTGTTCCCGGCAGGTTCAAGGACTACATCTCCATGCCCAAGGCGAACATGTATCAGAGCCTGCACACAACGGTCATCGGGCCGGACGGCGAGCGCATAGAGATACAGATCCGCACCGAGGAGATGCACCAGCTGGCCGAGTACGGCGTGGCCGCCCACTGGCGCTACAAGGACAAGGCCAAGGTCAAATCCAAGGAAGCCGAGCAGTTCTCCTGGCTGCGGCAGATCCTCGACTGGCAGAAGCAGGAGAGCGACTCGCGCGAGTTCATGCGCTCCCTGCGGTTCGACCTCTTCAAGGACGAGGTCTACGTATTCACTCCACGGGGCGATGTGAAAGAACTGCCCGAAGGCGCTACGCCCGTGGACTTCGCTTATCTCATCCATTCAGAAGTCGGTGACCACTGCGCCGGCGGCAAGGTCAACGGCAAGCTCGTGCCTCTCTCCACACCGCTCAAAAATGGCGACACCGTGGAGATCATCACGGACAAGCAGCGCACTCCCAGCCGGGACTGGCTCAAGTTCGTGAAGACGGCCAAGGCCCGCACCCGCATCCACCACTATCTGCGCACCGAGGAACGCGCCCGCGCCATCGCCCTGGCCAAAGAACTGCTGGAGAAGGAAGGCCGCAAGATGGGCGTCAACGCGGCCAAGGCGCTCAAGGAAGGCGTGTTCGAGGACCTGGCCAGGGAGTTTTCCTTCAAGGGGACGGACGATCTGCTCACCGCCGTGGGGTACGCGCGCATCACCCCGCGCAAGGTGCTCAACAAGCTTCAGCCGGCCAGGCCGAAATCCGAGGAAAAAGAGAAGCACAGGGAAAAGGGCAAGCCCGCAGAGACCCGGGCCGAGATGACCCCGGAGGAGACCAGGCGGGCCCAGGCCTCGGAGCATGTCTCCATCAAGGGCGTGGACGACGTTCTGGTGCGCTTCGCCGGCTGCTGCAATCCGCTGCCCGGCGACACTATCGTGGGCTACATCAGCCGCGGCCGTGGCGTGACCGTGCACACGGCAGATTGCCCCAACGTGCAGAACGTGGAGCCGGAGCGCATCATCCCTGTTTCCTGGGGAGGGGATACCGAGACGCCGTATCCGGCCAAGATCCGTCTCATCTGCAAGAACCGTCGGGGCGTGCTGGGTCGCGTGGCCTCGCTTCTGGCCCAAGAGGGTGTGAACATCGACGCCGGCCATTTCCACTCCACGGTGGACGGCAACACGGAGATCGTCCTGACCATCGAGGTTAAGGAAGCGGCCATGCTCTATGTGGTTCTGGAAAAGCTCTCGGCCCTGGACGACATCCTCGAAGCCAGCCGAATGACCGCGCCCACGCGCAGTGAAACCGGCCGGCAGCACGCGTGA
- a CDS encoding DEAD/DEAH box helicase, whose translation MDKGEESLVKSLLNDFVSDSIPEYLLEGSQYILANGGVQKLSLKKGDTFWEINGNIQGEDFQVYSPEISINLKENRISYYCNCPDSFSGVCRHIGATALKFLSSMESRDEDQAPTKPKTEWRQVFRSFFATEPEPEAGRHYLIYRFYPEPGRLQVAFFRARQNKSGLSTVQNEVTLEQIINNPDWAENAPLLPKVAEQVGRYIDYFGHRVDIPDGLLAWFFRALRREFYLFWRDTEQPCRVERKTMRLMLTPRLEEEGLRLEVLLGREGKPPFPIQGQEAYFYGQMPIWVCWNKAFYPVQTGLEPQLIQEIVAEPPIIAHTDISEFLDRVWTRLPASELHGQEEFLEQMKPIFVPATYNPKLFLDEEGSLLTLQIENTYDTEHGEISLPGPNPDLQTGSYQSEGKAYLIRRNQEAEAALTQKLQDMNFQPRSNAIWFLEPEEAIAFLLDAYPSLVQEYRVYGEKNLTRYKVRLTQPVITAEVESNEDEKWFELDLAVEYDEQRVPIEKIWEAWTQGKRYVQLKDGSYTSLPESWLEKLGHKLRSLGLDPDKPPQKQFKQFEAPVLDKILDDVPHAVTDTFWDNLRTKIHSFKEIKQLTTPKDLNAELRPYQVQGLSFLNFLKEYGFGGILADEMGLGKTVQTLAFLLHLHSKGVTGPNLIVVPTSVLPNWEREAEKFAPQLSRLVIYGTRREGLFKKIKKSNIVVTTYALLRRDLEELQKYEFSTIILDEAQNIKNPNTITARSVRKLSAKQRICLSGTPIENNLFELWSLFEFLMPGFLGSQHAFQRGIVKPIKDGDADTLEYLRQRVKPFILRRTKDQVAKDLPPKIENVYYCALADEQMELYASLAKKLKEQVLQDVDEKGIAKSQMSILDALLKLRQICCHPRLLKLDMPGVSTNLPSGKFDAFKDMVTDIIEEGHKVLVFSQFVSMLHIIRSWLQINQTPFAYLDGASKDRFEQVDRFNNDENIPIFLISLKAGGTGLNLTSADYVIHYDPWWNPAVESQATDRTHRIGQTRQVFSYKMICQNTVEEKILKLQDQKRDVAEAIIPGQEAWKSLTRNDLEMLFEI comes from the coding sequence ATGGATAAAGGCGAAGAGAGTCTGGTCAAGAGCCTGCTCAACGATTTCGTCAGCGACTCGATCCCCGAATACCTCCTCGAAGGTTCCCAGTATATCCTGGCCAACGGCGGCGTGCAGAAGCTCTCCCTCAAGAAGGGCGACACCTTCTGGGAAATAAACGGGAACATTCAGGGCGAGGATTTCCAGGTCTATTCTCCCGAGATTTCGATCAATCTCAAGGAGAATCGGATCAGCTACTACTGCAATTGCCCCGATTCGTTCTCCGGGGTGTGCAGGCATATCGGCGCCACGGCGCTCAAGTTCCTGAGTTCCATGGAGTCCCGGGACGAGGACCAGGCCCCGACCAAACCCAAAACCGAATGGCGCCAGGTCTTCCGCTCGTTCTTCGCCACCGAGCCCGAGCCCGAAGCCGGCCGCCATTACCTCATCTACCGCTTCTACCCGGAACCGGGACGGTTGCAGGTCGCCTTCTTCCGTGCGCGGCAGAACAAGTCCGGCCTGTCCACGGTGCAGAACGAGGTAACCCTCGAACAGATCATCAACAACCCGGACTGGGCCGAGAACGCGCCCCTGCTCCCCAAGGTGGCCGAGCAGGTGGGCCGCTACATCGACTACTTCGGCCACAGGGTGGATATACCGGACGGCCTGCTCGCCTGGTTTTTCCGGGCACTTCGGCGCGAGTTCTATCTGTTCTGGCGCGATACCGAGCAACCCTGCCGGGTGGAGCGCAAGACCATGCGGCTCATGCTCACCCCGCGGCTGGAAGAGGAAGGCCTGCGATTGGAGGTGCTGCTCGGACGCGAAGGCAAGCCGCCCTTCCCCATCCAGGGCCAGGAGGCCTACTTCTACGGACAGATGCCCATCTGGGTCTGCTGGAACAAGGCCTTCTACCCGGTGCAGACGGGTCTCGAACCCCAACTCATCCAGGAAATCGTGGCCGAACCGCCCATCATCGCCCATACGGATATATCCGAATTCCTGGACCGCGTCTGGACCAGGCTCCCGGCTTCCGAACTGCACGGGCAGGAAGAGTTCCTGGAGCAGATGAAGCCTATCTTCGTCCCGGCCACGTACAATCCCAAGCTTTTTCTGGACGAAGAAGGCAGCCTGCTCACTCTGCAGATAGAAAACACCTATGATACCGAGCATGGCGAAATCTCCCTGCCCGGCCCCAACCCGGATCTCCAGACCGGCAGCTATCAGAGCGAGGGCAAAGCCTACCTCATCCGCCGCAACCAGGAAGCCGAGGCGGCGCTGACCCAGAAACTCCAGGACATGAACTTCCAGCCTCGCTCCAACGCCATCTGGTTCCTGGAGCCGGAAGAAGCCATAGCCTTCCTGCTGGACGCCTACCCCTCGCTGGTGCAGGAGTACCGCGTATACGGCGAGAAGAACCTGACCCGCTACAAGGTCCGGCTCACACAACCCGTGATTACCGCCGAGGTTGAATCCAACGAAGACGAGAAGTGGTTCGAGCTCGACCTCGCCGTGGAATACGACGAGCAGCGCGTGCCCATCGAGAAGATCTGGGAGGCCTGGACACAGGGCAAGCGCTACGTCCAGCTCAAGGACGGCTCCTATACGTCCCTGCCCGAAAGCTGGCTGGAGAAGCTGGGCCACAAGCTGCGCAGCCTGGGGCTCGATCCGGACAAGCCGCCCCAGAAGCAATTCAAGCAGTTCGAGGCGCCGGTGCTGGACAAGATTCTGGACGACGTCCCTCACGCCGTGACAGACACGTTCTGGGACAACCTGCGCACCAAGATACACTCCTTCAAGGAAATCAAGCAGCTCACCACGCCCAAGGACCTCAACGCCGAGCTGCGTCCCTACCAGGTCCAGGGGTTGTCGTTCCTCAACTTCCTTAAGGAGTACGGATTCGGCGGCATCCTGGCGGACGAGATGGGGCTGGGAAAAACAGTGCAGACCCTCGCCTTTCTACTGCACCTCCACTCCAAAGGCGTCACCGGCCCCAACCTTATCGTTGTGCCCACGTCGGTCCTGCCCAACTGGGAGCGCGAGGCCGAGAAGTTCGCGCCGCAACTCTCGCGGCTGGTCATCTACGGCACCCGCCGGGAAGGGTTGTTCAAGAAGATCAAGAAATCGAACATCGTCGTCACCACGTACGCCCTGCTGCGGCGCGACCTGGAAGAGCTCCAGAAGTACGAATTCTCCACCATCATTCTGGACGAGGCGCAGAACATCAAGAACCCGAACACCATCACCGCGCGCAGCGTGCGCAAGCTTTCCGCCAAGCAACGCATCTGCCTTTCGGGTACGCCCATCGAGAACAACCTGTTCGAACTCTGGTCGCTTTTCGAGTTCCTCATGCCCGGCTTCCTCGGCTCCCAGCACGCCTTCCAGCGCGGCATCGTCAAACCAATCAAGGACGGTGACGCCGACACTCTGGAGTACCTGCGCCAACGCGTGAAGCCGTTCATTCTGCGACGGACCAAGGATCAGGTCGCCAAAGACCTGCCGCCCAAGATCGAGAACGTCTACTACTGCGCCCTGGCTGACGAGCAGATGGAACTCTACGCCTCCCTTGCGAAGAAGCTCAAGGAGCAGGTCCTCCAGGACGTGGACGAAAAAGGCATCGCCAAGAGCCAGATGTCCATACTCGACGCGCTGCTCAAGCTGCGCCAGATCTGTTGCCATCCGCGGCTGCTCAAGCTGGACATGCCCGGAGTCTCCACCAACTTGCCCTCGGGCAAGTTCGACGCCTTCAAGGACATGGTCACGGACATCATCGAGGAAGGCCACAAAGTTCTTGTCTTTTCCCAATTCGTCTCCATGTTGCACATCATCCGCAGCTGGCTGCAGATCAACCAGACGCCTTTCGCCTACCTGGATGGCGCGTCCAAAGACCGCTTCGAGCAGGTGGACCGCTTCAACAACGACGAAAACATCCCCATCTTCCTCATCTCGCTCAAAGCGGGCGGCACCGGCCTGAACCTCACCAGCGCGGACTACGTCATCCACTACGACCCGTGGTGGAACCCGGCTGTGGAAAGCCAGGCCACGGACCGGACGCACCGCATCGGCCAGACCAGACAGGTCTTCTCCTACAAAATGATCTGCCAGAACACGGTGGAGGAAAAAATCCTCAAACTGCAGGACCAGAAGCGCGACGTGGCCGAAGCCATCATCCCCGGGCAGGAAGCATGGAAGAGCCTGACGCGCAACGACCTGGAAATGCTCTTCGAGATATAG
- a CDS encoding MFS transporter, translating to MPDPSGSNPLPRAMYFTLGVLWLLMFTVRSQFIAVLPLLPDIGRQTGASPAALAWLVSSYALALGVTALFWGPLSDRIGRRRILLMGSSAIAVALLLHGLVQTFEEFLLVRILTGMVAGMCTSGILAYIGDAFPSGRRGWAMGVVISGFAFGQVAGLPLATWVAGETGYHTPFIAFGVLMAICAFGVWLFVPQPEHVIPQRRKLTELLADYRRILTSRELGAALIVGVLVLSGMSVYVTYLPMWMHDSLGMTPQQTAWAFSLAAMAILLAAPRAGRLSDRIGRRWVIVGGTSAVGLLVLLTPLSGTLEYGVHVLYFIMMGFGSARASSFRALQTELVPDVFRGQYLSLANACEQLGFGVGSALAGLLYAEFGFIANCAAVSIFSACVVAFVLLRLPETRSASA from the coding sequence ATGCCCGACCCATCCGGGAGCAATCCCCTGCCGCGAGCCATGTACTTCACCCTCGGCGTGCTCTGGCTGCTCATGTTCACCGTGCGCAGCCAGTTCATAGCCGTACTGCCGCTGTTGCCGGACATTGGCCGCCAGACCGGCGCCTCTCCTGCCGCCCTGGCCTGGCTTGTTTCCAGCTACGCCCTTGCCCTGGGGGTGACGGCGCTTTTCTGGGGACCGCTCTCGGACCGCATCGGCCGTCGCCGTATCCTGCTCATGGGTTCGTCGGCCATTGCCGTGGCCCTGCTGCTGCATGGACTCGTTCAGACCTTTGAGGAGTTCCTTCTCGTGCGCATACTCACCGGCATGGTGGCGGGCATGTGCACGTCCGGCATTCTGGCGTACATAGGCGACGCCTTCCCCTCCGGTCGCCGCGGCTGGGCAATGGGCGTGGTCATCAGCGGCTTTGCTTTCGGACAGGTGGCGGGACTGCCTCTGGCCACCTGGGTAGCCGGCGAGACCGGCTACCACACCCCGTTCATCGCGTTCGGCGTACTCATGGCCATATGCGCTTTCGGCGTATGGCTGTTCGTTCCCCAGCCGGAGCACGTCATCCCGCAGCGGCGGAAACTCACCGAACTCCTGGCCGACTACCGCCGAATCCTCACTTCACGCGAGTTGGGCGCCGCTCTCATCGTTGGAGTGCTGGTGCTCTCGGGCATGTCGGTCTACGTGACCTATCTTCCCATGTGGATGCACGACTCACTGGGCATGACGCCTCAGCAGACGGCCTGGGCCTTCTCCCTGGCGGCCATGGCCATCCTCCTGGCTGCGCCCCGGGCCGGCAGGCTCTCGGACCGCATCGGACGGCGCTGGGTCATCGTGGGCGGCACTTCGGCCGTGGGCCTCCTCGTGCTGCTCACGCCGCTTTCCGGCACGCTGGAATACGGCGTGCACGTTCTGTACTTCATCATGATGGGATTCGGGTCGGCCCGCGCCTCCAGCTTCCGGGCCTTGCAGACCGAGCTCGTGCCGGACGTATTCCGCGGCCAGTACCTTTCACTTGCCAACGCCTGCGAACAGCTCGGCTTCGGGGTGGGCAGCGCCCTGGCCGGTCTGCTCTATGCGGAATTCGGCTTCATCGCCAACTGCGCCGCAGTCTCGATCTTTTCCGCCTGCGTCGTGGCCTTCGTTCTGCTGCGCCTGCCGGAGACGCGCTCCGCTTCGGCCTGA
- a CDS encoding MFS transporter, producing MHRSAPEVTPPGDEPTTYTPTRRDYLILAVLWTVIFAVWSQFLIVTPLLSDIALTLDVSKGKLGWIVSGYALALSVCTLVWGPVSDRIGRRRILLIGTGSMAVVLAAHWFADSFTSLLIMRILAGSTAGMCAVGAVAYIGDHFPKSHRGWATGWVLNGFAVGQVVGIPLGAFLASLLDYRIPFVFSGLIMVTAFALVLFLLPQPDVDREPRKLSRIVLDFRSMFSTPLYRATIGIGVSVLASMGLFVPFFAVWMGANLGHSTQYTAWVFSLGGIATVLTAPRAGRLSDRIGRARIIFWGSFVAMGCMLAAPSAILWPPLVFAVFAVFMMGVASRAAGYRAFQMEVVDERLRGQFLSLCNSLEQLGFGLGSAAAGLIYASLGFTANCIAAAAVTCVILLLTRRYLWNVAKR from the coding sequence ATGCACCGTTCCGCACCGGAGGTCACCCCGCCAGGCGACGAACCAACTACGTACACGCCCACGCGACGGGACTATCTGATACTGGCCGTGCTCTGGACGGTTATTTTCGCGGTCTGGAGCCAGTTCCTCATCGTCACGCCGTTGTTGTCGGACATTGCCCTGACGCTTGACGTTTCCAAGGGCAAGCTTGGCTGGATAGTTTCGGGCTACGCCCTGGCGCTCAGCGTGTGCACGCTCGTGTGGGGGCCGGTCTCGGACCGTATCGGCCGCCGCAGAATCCTGCTCATCGGCACGGGCAGCATGGCCGTGGTGCTCGCGGCCCACTGGTTCGCCGACTCGTTCACCTCGTTGCTCATCATGCGCATTCTGGCCGGCTCCACGGCCGGCATGTGCGCAGTGGGCGCGGTGGCGTACATCGGCGACCATTTCCCGAAATCCCACCGCGGCTGGGCCACGGGCTGGGTGCTCAACGGTTTTGCCGTTGGCCAGGTCGTGGGCATTCCGCTGGGAGCGTTCCTTGCCTCCCTTCTGGATTATCGAATCCCTTTCGTCTTTTCCGGGCTGATCATGGTCACCGCGTTCGCGCTCGTGCTCTTTCTCTTGCCCCAACCGGATGTGGATCGTGAGCCGCGGAAGCTGTCCAGGATCGTGCTCGATTTCCGATCCATGTTCTCAACGCCTCTGTACCGCGCAACCATCGGCATAGGAGTCTCGGTTCTTGCATCCATGGGCCTGTTCGTACCTTTCTTCGCCGTATGGATGGGCGCGAACCTCGGTCACTCCACCCAGTACACCGCCTGGGTCTTCTCCCTGGGCGGCATCGCCACGGTGCTGACAGCCCCCCGCGCCGGCAGGCTCTCGGACCGCATCGGCCGCGCCCGCATCATCTTCTGGGGATCGTTCGTCGCCATGGGCTGCATGCTCGCAGCACCGAGCGCGATCCTCTGGCCGCCGCTGGTCTTCGCCGTTTTCGCAGTCTTTATGATGGGGGTAGCGTCACGCGCGGCCGGGTACCGCGCCTTTCAGATGGAAGTGGTGGACGAGCGGCTGCGCGGGCAGTTTCTTTCCTTGTGCAACTCGCTGGAACAGCTCGGATTCGGGCTGGGCAGCGCCGCAGCCGGCCTGATCTACGCATCTCTCGGCTTTACGGCGAACTGCATTGCCGCCGCGGCCGTCACGTGCGTTATCCTGCTGCTCACGCGACGCTATCTGTGGAATGTCGCCAAACGCTGA